One segment of Salvelinus alpinus chromosome 1, SLU_Salpinus.1, whole genome shotgun sequence DNA contains the following:
- the ptrh2 gene encoding peptidyl-tRNA hydrolase 2, mitochondrial isoform X2: MKTYVSVLISPGAALNKLSGLTSLKMDSLYGQVAIGILGGVGCGLCLGWHFRARFSNSSKDNGAAMGNGSRGETSTSVMGEGGEFKMILVVRTDLKMGKGKVAAQCSHAAVSAYKQVQRRNPELLKQWEYCGQPKVVVKAPDEDSLIELLTHAKEVGLPVSLIQDAGRTQIAPGSRTVLGVGPGAADLVDKVTGHLKLY, from the exons ATGAAGACGTATGTAAGCGTGTTGATCTCGCCCGGAGCAG CCTTAAATAAACTTTCAGGTTTGACAAGTCTCAAGATGGATTCCCTATACGGCCAGGTAGCCATTGGAATATTGGGAGGAGTGGGCTGTGGACTTTGCCTTGGCTGGCACTTCCGGGCTCGGTTCAGCAACTCTTCCAAAGACAACGGGGCGGCGATGGGGAATGGCAGCAGGGGTGAAACGTCCACCAGCGTcatgggagaaggaggggagttcAAAATGATCCTGGTGGTCCGAACCGACCTGAAGATGGGCAAGGGGAAAGTGGCCGCCCAGTGCTCACACGCCGCCGTGTCGGCCTATAAGCAGGTCCAACGCAGGAACCCTGAGCTTCTGAAGCAATGGGAGTACTGTGGCCAACCCAAGGTTGTGGTTAAAGCTCCAGATGAGGACAGTCTGATAGAACTGCTAACCCATGCCAAAGAGGTAGGGCTGCCTGTCAGTCTGATCCAAGATGCAGGGAGGACCCAGATAGCGCCAGGATCCCGTACTGTGCTGGGAGTAGGCCCTGGAGCAGCTGATCTTGTGGACAAAGTCACTGGACACTTGAAGCTCTATTAG
- the ptrh2 gene encoding peptidyl-tRNA hydrolase 2, mitochondrial isoform X1, producing MKTYVSVLISPGAGLTSLKMDSLYGQVAIGILGGVGCGLCLGWHFRARFSNSSKDNGAAMGNGSRGETSTSVMGEGGEFKMILVVRTDLKMGKGKVAAQCSHAAVSAYKQVQRRNPELLKQWEYCGQPKVVVKAPDEDSLIELLTHAKEVGLPVSLIQDAGRTQIAPGSRTVLGVGPGAADLVDKVTGHLKLY from the exons ATGAAGACGTATGTAAGCGTGTTGATCTCGCCCGGAGCAG GTTTGACAAGTCTCAAGATGGATTCCCTATACGGCCAGGTAGCCATTGGAATATTGGGAGGAGTGGGCTGTGGACTTTGCCTTGGCTGGCACTTCCGGGCTCGGTTCAGCAACTCTTCCAAAGACAACGGGGCGGCGATGGGGAATGGCAGCAGGGGTGAAACGTCCACCAGCGTcatgggagaaggaggggagttcAAAATGATCCTGGTGGTCCGAACCGACCTGAAGATGGGCAAGGGGAAAGTGGCCGCCCAGTGCTCACACGCCGCCGTGTCGGCCTATAAGCAGGTCCAACGCAGGAACCCTGAGCTTCTGAAGCAATGGGAGTACTGTGGCCAACCCAAGGTTGTGGTTAAAGCTCCAGATGAGGACAGTCTGATAGAACTGCTAACCCATGCCAAAGAGGTAGGGCTGCCTGTCAGTCTGATCCAAGATGCAGGGAGGACCCAGATAGCGCCAGGATCCCGTACTGTGCTGGGAGTAGGCCCTGGAGCAGCTGATCTTGTGGACAAAGTCACTGGACACTTGAAGCTCTATTAG